A section of the Mesorhizobium loti genome encodes:
- a CDS encoding GNAT family N-acetyltransferase codes for MLAIVRRYEAAGFRAWPAAAVHYDGTWVVRLTAGHPAKRLNSVNPLDPGDIQHIADRIGRASRRFDAYGRPLTFRMSPLSGPDLANHLDNEGWSRFDESLVMRLPLADAQLDAAMDQIPLKDISRFIGASLKVSGSDVSLRPGLSEIIGAIQPEAGLFALEDGVEALATLICVHDGDLAGLFEVATDKSARNKGHGRNLILSALKWARLRGAREAWLQVEAGNAPALALYRSLGFDEVYRYHYRRPPGHE; via the coding sequence ATGCTCGCGATCGTGCGTCGCTACGAGGCGGCCGGCTTTCGCGCCTGGCCGGCGGCGGCCGTCCACTATGACGGCACCTGGGTGGTGCGGCTGACAGCCGGCCATCCGGCCAAGCGGCTGAATTCGGTCAACCCGCTCGATCCCGGCGACATCCAGCACATCGCCGACCGTATCGGCCGGGCCAGCCGCCGTTTCGATGCCTATGGAAGGCCGCTGACGTTCCGCATGTCGCCGCTCTCGGGTCCCGATCTGGCCAATCATCTCGACAACGAGGGTTGGAGCCGGTTCGACGAATCGCTGGTCATGCGGCTGCCGCTGGCCGATGCCCAACTAGACGCCGCCATGGACCAGATTCCGCTCAAGGACATCAGCCGCTTCATCGGCGCGTCGCTCAAGGTCAGCGGCTCGGACGTTTCGCTGCGGCCCGGCCTGTCGGAGATCATAGGCGCCATTCAGCCCGAGGCCGGGCTGTTCGCGCTCGAGGATGGAGTGGAGGCGCTGGCGACGCTGATCTGTGTGCATGACGGCGATCTTGCCGGCCTGTTCGAGGTCGCCACCGACAAGTCGGCGCGCAACAAGGGCCACGGCCGCAACCTGATACTGTCGGCGCTCAAGTGGGCGAGGCTGCGCGGCGCGCGCGAAGCCTGGCTGCAGGTCGAGGCTGGCAATGCGCCGGCGCTTGCGCTCTACCGTTCACTCGGCTTCGACGAAGTCTACCGATACCACTACCGCCGGCCGCCCGGTCATGAGTGA
- a CDS encoding (deoxy)nucleoside triphosphate pyrophosphohydrolase, with the protein MNDLVNTAKRLLLVAACALVDADGRVLLAQRPPGKQLAGLWEFPGGKVEPGETPEQCIIRELHEEIGIETEIPCLAPLTFASHSYDDFHLLMPLFVCRRFRGIAQPREGQALKWVRPKQMRDYPMPPADAPLIPFLIDLL; encoded by the coding sequence ATGAATGACCTGGTGAATACCGCCAAGCGCCTGCTCCTGGTCGCGGCCTGCGCGCTGGTCGACGCCGACGGCCGCGTGCTCCTGGCGCAGCGGCCGCCAGGCAAGCAGCTTGCCGGCCTGTGGGAATTTCCCGGGGGCAAGGTCGAACCCGGCGAGACGCCGGAACAATGCATCATCCGTGAACTGCATGAGGAGATCGGCATCGAGACCGAGATCCCGTGCCTGGCGCCGCTCACCTTCGCCAGCCATTCCTATGACGACTTCCATCTCCTGATGCCGCTGTTTGTGTGCCGCCGCTTCCGGGGCATTGCGCAGCCCAGGGAAGGGCAGGCGCTGAAATGGGTGCGGCCAAAGCAGATGCGCGACTACCCGATGCCGCCGGCCGACGCGCCGCTGATTCCGTTCCTCATCGACCTGCTCTGA
- a CDS encoding Flp family type IVb pilin, protein MKTVLLRFLKDDNGATAVEYALIVMVLSLTIIGGIGQVFNSITWLFSDNTSRLANAFAH, encoded by the coding sequence ATGAAAACAGTGCTGCTGCGTTTTCTGAAGGACGACAATGGCGCCACGGCCGTCGAATACGCCCTGATCGTCATGGTGCTGTCGTTGACGATCATCGGCGGCATCGGCCAAGTGTTCAACTCAATTACCTGGTTGTTCAGCGACAACACCAGCAGGCTTGCGAACGCTTTCGCGCACTGA
- a CDS encoding methyltransferase domain-containing protein: MQPIIDTSLWLAHKRRALTHPVEGADFLMNRAAEDLADRLGAVERRFGKAAVLFCQTPAAAGVLAASDKVAEIARVETDAVFLDGAAGLVAPLETVPFEPQSLDLAVSLLSLQAMNDIPGMLIQIRRALRPDGLFLGAFAGAGTLSELRESLLAAESELYGGVSPRVIPFTDVRDAGALLQRAGLALPVADVETVTVRYANLFALMADLRAMGETSALADRSRRPGTRRLFARAAEIYAERFSDPDGRIRASFSMVWMSGWAPDASQQKPLKPGSAKVSLKTVLEGPEGH, encoded by the coding sequence TTGCAGCCTATTATCGATACCTCACTGTGGCTGGCGCACAAGCGGCGTGCGCTCACCCACCCGGTCGAGGGTGCCGATTTCCTCATGAACCGCGCCGCCGAGGACCTTGCCGACCGGCTGGGTGCCGTCGAGCGCAGGTTCGGCAAGGCTGCCGTGCTGTTTTGCCAGACACCGGCCGCGGCCGGTGTGCTCGCCGCCAGCGACAAGGTGGCGGAAATCGCCCGTGTCGAGACGGACGCGGTTTTCCTGGATGGTGCGGCCGGCCTGGTCGCGCCGCTGGAAACAGTGCCCTTCGAGCCGCAAAGCCTCGATCTGGCGGTATCGCTTCTGTCGCTGCAGGCGATGAACGACATTCCCGGCATGCTGATCCAGATCCGTCGCGCCTTGCGTCCGGACGGGCTCTTTCTCGGTGCCTTCGCCGGTGCCGGCACGCTCAGTGAGCTGCGCGAAAGCCTGCTTGCGGCCGAGAGCGAGCTGTATGGCGGCGTCAGCCCACGCGTCATCCCCTTTACCGACGTGCGCGATGCCGGTGCGCTGCTGCAGCGCGCCGGTCTTGCTCTGCCGGTCGCAGACGTCGAGACCGTGACGGTGCGCTATGCCAATTTGTTTGCCCTGATGGCCGACCTTCGCGCCATGGGCGAAACCAGCGCGCTTGCCGATCGCAGCCGGCGGCCGGGCACGCGTAGACTGTTTGCCCGTGCCGCCGAGATTTACGCCGAGCGGTTTTCCGACCCGGACGGTCGGATCCGGGCAAGTTTCTCGATGGTCTGGATGTCTGGCTGGGCACCCGATGCATCGCAGCAGAAGCCACTCAAACCTGGCTCGGCCAAGGTCTCATTGAAGACCGTACTGGAGGGTCCGGAAGGGCATTGA
- a CDS encoding ComF family protein, whose product MADPMPEIKSIGIRNFTRSALGWPARILFPPVCAGCRRHVSQPGVLCGACWPKLRLLERPWCPVMGTPFTHHMGEGFLSAEAIADPPPFERARAAVVYSGVARQMVQGLKYQDRTDLAPWMARWMARAGADLIAEADVVVPVPLHWRRFFRRRFNQSAELARAVCELSGLSFAPAAMRRVKLTRQQVGLERQEREENVRAAFRVPVEAQIEIAGRRVLLIDDVYTTGATVRAATKALKKGGAGAVDVLTFARVLPGDFRPDESATI is encoded by the coding sequence GTGGCCGATCCGATGCCAGAGATCAAGTCCATCGGGATCAGGAACTTCACCCGATCGGCCCTCGGCTGGCCGGCGCGTATCCTGTTTCCTCCGGTCTGCGCCGGCTGCCGCCGTCATGTCTCGCAACCCGGGGTGCTTTGCGGCGCCTGCTGGCCGAAGCTGAGGCTCCTGGAACGGCCGTGGTGCCCGGTGATGGGCACGCCGTTCACCCACCATATGGGCGAGGGCTTTCTGTCGGCCGAGGCGATCGCCGATCCGCCGCCCTTCGAACGGGCGCGAGCAGCCGTCGTCTATTCCGGCGTTGCCCGCCAGATGGTGCAAGGCCTGAAATATCAGGATCGCACCGATCTTGCGCCCTGGATGGCGCGCTGGATGGCGCGGGCGGGCGCCGATCTCATCGCCGAGGCCGATGTGGTTGTGCCGGTGCCGCTGCACTGGCGGCGTTTTTTCCGGCGGCGGTTCAACCAGTCGGCGGAATTGGCGCGTGCGGTCTGCGAACTCAGCGGGCTGTCTTTCGCGCCCGCCGCCATGCGGCGCGTGAAACTTACCCGCCAGCAGGTCGGGCTGGAGCGGCAGGAGCGCGAGGAGAATGTGCGGGCCGCCTTTCGCGTGCCGGTCGAGGCGCAAATCGAGATCGCCGGCCGCAGGGTGCTCCTGATCGATGATGTCTACACGACCGGCGCCACCGTGCGCGCCGCCACCAAGGCGCTGAAAAAAGGGGGCGCCGGGGCCGTCGATGTGCTGACCTTTGCCCGCGTGTTGCCGGGGGACTTTCGGCCCGACGAGTCCGCGACTATATAA
- the grxC gene encoding glutaredoxin 3: MVDVTIYTRMMCGYCTAAKRLLERKGVAYTEHDASFSPELRQEMISRAHGRTTFPQIFIGETHVGGSDDLHELEAEGRLDKLLANGATI, from the coding sequence ATGGTGGATGTCACGATCTATACGCGCATGATGTGCGGCTACTGCACGGCAGCCAAACGGCTGCTGGAGCGCAAGGGCGTTGCCTATACCGAGCACGACGCTTCCTTTTCGCCGGAGCTGCGCCAGGAGATGATCTCGCGCGCTCACGGCCGCACGACCTTTCCGCAGATTTTCATTGGCGAAACGCATGTCGGCGGCAGCGACGACCTCCACGAGTTGGAGGCCGAAGGCCGGCTCGACAAACTGCTCGCCAACGGCGCGACGATTTGA
- a CDS encoding carbon-nitrogen hydrolase family protein, with the protein MGVFKAAAVQMRSGESPERNAVDLERLVREAAGQGATYIQTPEMTGALIRDKQARAASFTSEDKDIIVATARRLARELGIFLHVGSTAILRADGKLANRALLFGPDGATLATYDKIHMFDVDLDNGESWRESSAYEPGTEAVVTGIAGAKLGFAVCYDLRFPQLFRAEALAGADVLTVPAAFTRQTGEAHWHVLLRARAIENGAFVVAAAQGGLHEDGRETYGHSLIVDPWGRIIAEAAHDEPAVIVAEIDPAQSLAARKKIPNLKNARDFDINGGEVDAPRLRGAAS; encoded by the coding sequence ATGGGTGTTTTCAAGGCTGCCGCCGTCCAGATGCGTTCAGGCGAAAGTCCCGAGCGCAATGCGGTCGATCTCGAGCGGCTGGTGCGTGAGGCGGCAGGCCAGGGCGCAACCTATATCCAGACGCCGGAAATGACCGGGGCGCTGATCCGCGACAAGCAAGCGCGCGCAGCCTCCTTCACCTCCGAAGACAAGGACATCATCGTGGCGACCGCGCGCAGGTTGGCGCGCGAACTCGGGATCTTCCTGCATGTCGGCTCGACGGCCATCCTGCGCGCCGACGGCAAGCTCGCCAACCGGGCGCTGCTGTTTGGCCCGGATGGCGCGACGCTCGCCACCTATGACAAGATCCACATGTTCGATGTCGACCTCGACAATGGCGAGAGCTGGCGCGAATCCTCGGCCTACGAACCTGGCACCGAGGCCGTCGTGACCGGGATAGCGGGGGCGAAATTGGGCTTTGCGGTCTGTTACGACCTGCGGTTCCCGCAATTGTTCCGTGCCGAGGCGCTCGCTGGCGCCGATGTTTTGACCGTGCCCGCCGCCTTCACCCGCCAGACCGGCGAAGCGCACTGGCATGTGCTGCTGAGGGCGCGCGCCATCGAGAACGGTGCCTTTGTGGTCGCCGCCGCGCAAGGCGGCCTGCATGAGGATGGCCGCGAGACCTATGGCCATTCGCTGATCGTAGATCCCTGGGGCCGAATCATCGCCGAAGCCGCGCATGACGAGCCGGCGGTGATCGTTGCAGAGATCGACCCGGCGCAGTCGCTTGCGGCGCGCAAGAAGATCCCCAATTTGAAGAATGCGCGGGATTTCGACATCAATGGCGGCGAGGTCGACGCGCCGCGTCTCAGGGGTGCCGCCTCTTGA
- a CDS encoding DUF1178 family protein, producing the protein MIRFSLICENEHEFEGWFRSNDDFDTQKKRGFVDCPSCGSHKVEKALMAPAVSTARKQETIALAMGEAQKQALAQLKAMAEKVRENADYVGDKFAEEARKIHFGETDPRGIYGEATLEEAKSLAEDGVEFMPIPVFPDDRN; encoded by the coding sequence TTGATCCGCTTTTCCCTGATCTGCGAAAACGAGCACGAGTTCGAGGGCTGGTTTCGCAGCAATGACGATTTCGATACCCAGAAGAAGCGCGGCTTTGTCGATTGCCCAAGCTGCGGCTCACACAAGGTGGAGAAGGCCCTGATGGCGCCCGCCGTTTCGACGGCCCGCAAGCAGGAGACCATCGCGCTCGCCATGGGCGAGGCGCAGAAACAGGCGCTGGCGCAACTCAAGGCGATGGCCGAGAAAGTGCGCGAGAATGCCGACTATGTCGGCGACAAGTTCGCCGAGGAAGCGCGAAAAATCCATTTCGGCGAAACCGATCCGCGCGGCATCTATGGCGAGGCGACGCTCGAAGAGGCCAAGAGCCTTGCCGAGGACGGCGTCGAGTTCATGCCGATCCCGGTGTTTCCGGACGACCGCAACTGA
- a CDS encoding MarR family winged helix-turn-helix transcriptional regulator translates to MDRAAKAIEQWKRERPDLNVSPMAVLGRLNEASSLIARDRLAPLFARFGLQAGEFDVLATLRRSGAPYALTPTALYEATMVTSGAMTNRLDRLEKAGLILRGPHPNDRRGIVVQLTGKGLALIDEALTAHVANEHEILADLSDAEREMLARLLGKLIASVS, encoded by the coding sequence ATGGATCGCGCGGCAAAAGCGATCGAGCAGTGGAAACGGGAACGGCCGGATCTGAACGTCTCGCCGATGGCGGTGCTCGGGCGATTGAACGAGGCCTCGTCGCTGATCGCGCGGGATCGCCTCGCCCCGCTGTTTGCCCGTTTCGGGCTCCAGGCCGGCGAATTCGACGTGCTGGCTACGCTGCGCCGCTCCGGAGCCCCTTACGCGCTGACCCCCACCGCTCTCTATGAAGCGACGATGGTGACATCTGGCGCCATGACCAACCGGCTCGACCGGCTGGAGAAGGCCGGATTGATCTTGCGCGGCCCGCACCCCAATGACCGTCGCGGCATTGTCGTGCAGCTTACCGGGAAAGGTCTGGCCTTGATCGACGAGGCCTTGACCGCCCACGTCGCCAACGAGCATGAAATTCTCGCCGATCTAAGCGACGCCGAACGCGAGATGCTGGCTCGGCTGCTTGGCAAATTGATCGCAAGCGTGAGCTAA
- a CDS encoding DMT family transporter, translated as MKFLWDSALGLLVVTGGLLGLTLPFGKLATAAGVPAMVWAFVISLGAGGVLLCVLLLRGERVRLTAHKLRYFFVTAAVSYAVPNLLMFSAIPHLGAGYTGIMFTLSPVITLVLSILLRVRRPNILGIAGIAVGFVGAVMVAVTRGEAGQPADLFWVVIGLLIPVSLAVGNIYRTVDWPEGTGPIELAVGSHLASATLLLAGILTLFGIKAFAPLDGVPLVVVAQVASASAMFAFFFRLQAVGGPVYLSQIGYVAAAVGLFAGTIFLGEHYRLLTWVGAVIITAGVFITTKAQSQKA; from the coding sequence ATGAAATTTCTCTGGGATTCGGCGCTCGGCCTGCTGGTCGTCACCGGCGGCCTGCTCGGGCTGACGCTGCCCTTCGGCAAGCTCGCCACGGCAGCCGGCGTGCCGGCCATGGTCTGGGCCTTCGTCATCTCGCTCGGTGCCGGCGGCGTGCTTTTGTGCGTGCTCTTGTTGCGCGGGGAGCGTGTCCGCCTCACCGCGCACAAATTGCGCTATTTCTTCGTCACGGCCGCCGTGTCCTATGCCGTCCCCAATCTCCTGATGTTCTCGGCCATTCCGCACCTTGGCGCCGGCTACACCGGCATCATGTTCACGCTGTCACCTGTCATCACGCTGGTGTTGTCGATCCTGCTGCGTGTGCGGCGCCCGAACATACTGGGCATTGCCGGCATTGCAGTCGGCTTCGTCGGCGCCGTCATGGTGGCGGTGACGCGCGGAGAGGCCGGCCAGCCGGCCGATCTCTTCTGGGTGGTCATTGGCCTGCTCATCCCGGTCAGCCTTGCCGTCGGCAACATCTATCGCACGGTGGATTGGCCTGAAGGCACCGGCCCGATCGAACTCGCTGTCGGCAGTCATCTGGCGTCGGCGACGCTGCTGCTCGCCGGTATTCTCACCCTGTTCGGCATCAAGGCCTTCGCGCCGCTCGACGGCGTGCCGCTGGTCGTCGTCGCGCAAGTCGCATCCGCGTCGGCGATGTTCGCCTTCTTCTTCCGGCTGCAGGCGGTCGGCGGCCCCGTCTATCTCAGCCAGATCGGTTATGTCGCGGCCGCGGTCGGCCTGTTTGCCGGCACGATCTTCCTTGGCGAGCACTATCGGCTGCTGACCTGGGTCGGCGCCGTCATCATCACCGCCGGCGTTTTCATCACCACCAAGGCGCAAAGCCAGAAAGCCTGA
- the ubiG gene encoding bifunctional 2-polyprenyl-6-hydroxyphenol methylase/3-demethylubiquinol 3-O-methyltransferase UbiG gives MPEPRRSTIDAGEVERFSALAAEWWNPNGKFRPLHKFNPVRLSYIRDQIASRFGRDPRAARPFEGLRILDIGCGGGLLCEPMARLGAEVVGADASETNIEVAKLHAAEGNVSVDYRATTAEDLADAGETFDVILNMEVVEHVADIELFVAKCGQMVRPGGIMFVATINRTLKALGLAIIGAEYVLRWLPRGTHQFGKLVRPEELEKALGGAGLTIIDRTGVTYNPLADRWARSKDMDVNYMVLAEKGSV, from the coding sequence ATGCCAGAGCCCCGACGATCGACGATCGATGCCGGAGAAGTGGAACGCTTTTCCGCCCTTGCCGCCGAATGGTGGAATCCGAACGGCAAGTTTCGTCCGCTGCATAAATTCAATCCGGTCCGGCTTTCCTATATCCGCGACCAGATAGCATCGCGCTTCGGCCGTGACCCACGCGCCGCGCGGCCGTTCGAGGGCCTGCGGATCCTCGACATCGGCTGCGGCGGCGGGCTTTTGTGCGAGCCGATGGCGCGGCTTGGCGCCGAGGTCGTGGGAGCGGATGCCTCCGAAACAAACATCGAAGTGGCGAAACTGCATGCCGCCGAAGGCAATGTGAGCGTCGACTATCGCGCCACGACGGCCGAGGACCTTGCCGACGCCGGCGAGACATTCGACGTCATCCTCAACATGGAAGTGGTCGAGCATGTCGCCGACATCGAGCTGTTCGTCGCCAAATGCGGGCAGATGGTCCGACCCGGCGGCATCATGTTCGTGGCCACCATCAACCGCACGCTGAAGGCGCTGGGCCTGGCCATCATCGGCGCCGAATACGTGCTGCGCTGGCTGCCGCGCGGCACCCACCAGTTCGGCAAGCTGGTGCGCCCCGAAGAGCTGGAAAAGGCGCTTGGCGGCGCCGGCCTGACGATCATCGACCGCACCGGCGTCACCTACAATCCGCTCGCCGACCGCTGGGCGCGATCGAAGGATATGGACGTCAACTACATGGTGCTGGCGGAAAAGGGATCGGTCTGA
- a CDS encoding CHASE3 domain-containing protein, with product MRLQSLPLVAGFAVLALIVGTRAVLVEGQRANRAAARETIEYQELLSGLLSMAQDAESGQRGYLLTGEKSYLEPYRKAVEAIPGQLSRIDAMTASDDQLVQQISHIKDALAQKQAELAVTIALYDKGDVAGALRLVRSGQGKAAMDEIRASMDTIRRMEGAAIAERDEHTDQVETWLRIGSLAALFAIFLLATYTIRESRRRFREVATAQAELMGKNIELGNEIDTREKAESQIRQMQKMEAVGQLTGGIAHDFNNMLAVILSAMNLAQRKLKRGENDIEKFIEAATDAASRAANLTARLLAFSRLQPLAPQVVDTNRLVTGMSDLLHRALGEGIRIETVLAGGLWKIHADPSQIENAILNLAVNARDAMDNDGKLTIETANSHLDEAYASTHAEVTPGQYVMVAVTDTGAGMPPEVIARAFEPFFTTKPVNKGTGLGLSQVFGFVKQSGGHVKIYSEPGEGTTIKIYLPRFFGSEEPAVPVGRGKSSVKVTETILVVEDDARVRAATTDAMRELGYTVIHAASGPEALEKLDASSGIALLFTDIVMPVMNGRKLAEEAVARQPGLKVIFTTGFTRNAVVHNGVLDHDVHFLAKPFTIEQLDAKLRDVLDRTS from the coding sequence ATGCGATTGCAATCGCTCCCGCTTGTCGCCGGCTTCGCCGTGCTGGCATTGATCGTCGGAACGCGTGCCGTGCTTGTCGAGGGCCAGAGGGCCAATCGTGCCGCCGCTCGCGAGACGATCGAGTACCAGGAACTGCTTTCCGGGCTCCTTTCAATGGCGCAGGATGCCGAAAGTGGTCAGCGCGGCTACCTGCTGACCGGGGAAAAATCCTATCTCGAACCGTATCGGAAGGCCGTCGAGGCAATCCCCGGACAGCTCTCCCGCATCGATGCCATGACGGCTTCCGACGACCAGCTGGTCCAGCAGATCAGTCACATCAAGGACGCGCTGGCGCAAAAACAGGCTGAACTGGCCGTAACGATCGCCCTTTACGACAAGGGCGACGTCGCCGGGGCCTTGCGGCTGGTCCGCAGCGGCCAGGGCAAAGCCGCCATGGACGAGATCCGCGCCAGCATGGACACCATCCGGCGTATGGAAGGCGCCGCGATTGCCGAGCGCGACGAGCACACCGACCAGGTCGAGACCTGGCTGCGCATCGGCTCGCTGGCGGCCCTCTTCGCGATCTTCCTGCTCGCCACCTACACAATCCGCGAATCCCGCCGCCGCTTCCGCGAAGTCGCCACCGCCCAGGCAGAGCTGATGGGCAAGAACATCGAGCTCGGCAACGAGATCGACACCCGCGAGAAGGCCGAATCCCAGATCCGCCAGATGCAGAAGATGGAAGCCGTCGGCCAGCTGACCGGCGGCATCGCCCACGATTTCAACAACATGCTGGCGGTGATCCTCAGCGCCATGAACCTTGCCCAGCGCAAGCTGAAGCGCGGCGAGAACGACATCGAGAAGTTCATCGAGGCCGCGACGGATGCGGCCAGCCGTGCCGCCAATCTGACCGCCCGATTGCTTGCCTTCTCCCGTCTGCAGCCGCTGGCGCCGCAGGTCGTCGACACCAACCGGCTGGTGACCGGCATGTCCGACCTTCTGCACCGAGCGCTCGGCGAAGGCATCCGTATCGAAACGGTTTTGGCGGGCGGCCTGTGGAAAATCCACGCCGATCCGAGCCAGATCGAGAACGCGATCCTCAACCTGGCCGTCAATGCCCGCGATGCCATGGACAATGACGGAAAATTGACCATCGAGACCGCCAACAGCCATCTCGACGAGGCCTACGCCTCGACACACGCCGAAGTCACGCCTGGCCAATATGTGATGGTGGCGGTGACCGACACCGGCGCCGGCATGCCACCGGAGGTCATCGCCAGGGCCTTCGAACCGTTCTTCACGACCAAGCCGGTCAACAAGGGCACGGGACTTGGGTTGAGCCAGGTGTTCGGCTTCGTCAAACAGTCGGGCGGCCACGTCAAGATCTACTCCGAACCGGGTGAAGGCACGACGATCAAGATCTACCTGCCGCGGTTTTTCGGCTCGGAGGAGCCAGCAGTACCCGTCGGGCGCGGCAAGAGCTCCGTCAAGGTCACCGAGACGATCCTCGTCGTCGAGGACGACGCCCGGGTGCGGGCCGCCACGACCGACGCCATGCGCGAACTCGGCTACACCGTCATCCATGCCGCGAGCGGTCCGGAGGCGCTCGAGAAGCTCGACGCGTCGTCAGGCATCGCCCTGCTGTTCACCGATATCGTCATGCCGGTGATGAACGGCCGCAAGCTCGCCGAGGAGGCGGTCGCGCGCCAGCCCGGACTGAAAGTCATCTTCACCACCGGCTTCACCAGGAATGCGGTCGTCCATAACGGCGTGCTCGACCATGACGTGCACTTCCTGGCCAAGCCGTTCACCATCGAGCAACTGGACGCGAAGCTGCGCGACGTGCTGGACAGGACCAGCTGA
- a CDS encoding aspartate kinase: protein MARIVMKFGGTSVADIARIRNVARHVKREVDAGHEVAVVVSAMAGKTNELVAWTREASPMHDAREYDAVVASGEQVTAGLLAITLQNMGVHARSWQGWQIPIKTDNAHGAARILDIDGAFLVKRFGEGQVAVIAGFQGIGPDNRIATLGRGGSDTSAVAIAAAVKADRCDIYTDVDGVYTTDPRIEPKARRLAKISFEEMLEMASLGAKVLQVRSVELAMVHRVRTFVRSSFDDPDAPGMGDLLNPPGTLICDEEEIVEQQVVTGIAYAKDEAQISLRRVGDRPGVAAGIFGPLAEANINVDMIVQNISEDGKFTDMTFTVPSGDVDKALAVLDRLKAEVGYDVVQSEAGMSKVSVIGIGMRSHAGVAATAFKALADKAINIRAITTSEIKISILIDGPYTELAVRTLHSVYGLDKQ, encoded by the coding sequence ATGGCGCGTATCGTGATGAAATTCGGCGGAACCTCCGTCGCCGACATCGCCCGCATCCGCAATGTGGCGCGTCACGTCAAACGCGAGGTCGACGCCGGCCATGAGGTCGCGGTGGTGGTTTCGGCCATGGCCGGCAAGACCAACGAACTGGTTGCCTGGACGCGCGAGGCCTCGCCGATGCATGACGCACGCGAATATGACGCTGTCGTCGCTTCCGGAGAACAGGTCACCGCTGGCCTGCTGGCCATCACCTTGCAGAACATGGGCGTGCACGCCCGCTCCTGGCAGGGCTGGCAGATTCCGATCAAGACCGACAACGCGCATGGCGCGGCGCGCATCCTCGACATTGACGGCGCCTTCCTGGTCAAGCGCTTCGGCGAGGGCCAGGTGGCCGTCATCGCCGGCTTCCAGGGCATCGGGCCCGACAATCGCATCGCCACGCTTGGCCGCGGCGGTTCGGACACAAGTGCCGTGGCCATCGCCGCGGCGGTCAAGGCGGACCGTTGCGACATCTATACCGACGTCGACGGGGTCTACACCACCGATCCGCGCATCGAGCCCAAGGCGCGGCGGCTGGCCAAGATTTCCTTCGAGGAGATGCTTGAGATGGCCTCGCTCGGCGCCAAGGTTCTGCAGGTGCGTTCGGTCGAGCTTGCCATGGTGCACAGGGTGCGTACCTTCGTGCGGTCGTCCTTCGACGATCCCGACGCGCCCGGAATGGGGGATTTGCTCAATCCTCCGGGAACGCTCATTTGCGACGAGGAAGAGATCGTGGAACAGCAGGTCGTCACCGGAATTGCCTACGCCAAGGACGAAGCCCAGATTTCGCTGCGTCGCGTCGGCGACCGCCCAGGCGTCGCCGCCGGCATTTTCGGGCCGCTGGCCGAGGCCAACATCAATGTCGACATGATCGTCCAGAACATCTCCGAGGACGGCAAGTTCACCGACATGACCTTCACGGTGCCATCGGGAGACGTCGACAAGGCGCTGGCCGTGCTCGACCGGCTGAAAGCCGAGGTCGGCTACGATGTCGTGCAGTCCGAGGCCGGCATGTCGAAGGTCTCGGTCATCGGCATCGGCATGAGGAGCCACGCCGGTGTCGCCGCCACCGCCTTCAAGGCACTGGCGGACAAGGCGATCAACATTCGCGCCATCACCACCTCCGAGATCAAGATTTCGATACTGATCGACGGTCCGTACACCGAACTTGCGGTTCGCACTTTGCATTCCGTCTACGGTCTGGATAAGCAGTAG